From Penicillium psychrofluorescens genome assembly, chromosome: 1, one genomic window encodes:
- a CDS encoding uncharacterized protein (ID:PFLUO_001775-T1.cds;~source:funannotate), translated as MGKSILAVNAGSSSVKITFYTYENPPKAIADAQVSGITAPPSTLKYQRGDVKHKEQLKEQLNTPQDAFKFLLSRCFNDPELSEVASDEDLAYICHRVVHGGDYHEAVTITDETYHHLKKLEDLAPLHNFSALEIIRLCRQELPKVQSVTCFDSAFHQTLPECVRTYPIDQKVAKANGLRKYGFHGISYSFILRSVAQFLGKPMEKTNLIVMHIGSGASVCAIKEGKSVDTSMGLTPLAGLPGATRSGDVDPSLVFHYTNEAGKLSPASTKEMHISTAEEILNKKSGWKALTGTTDFAEIAVEKPPSAAHKLAFDIVVDRILGYIGNYYVKLGGQVDAVVFAGGIGEKSALLRRTLAEKCRCLGVAIDSTANDQGPEDDQTVKDISANDSAGKGPRFEMAYHCVCSRS; from the exons ATGGGCAAGTCCATTCTCGCTGTGAATGCGGGCTCGTCCTCGGTCAAGATCACCTTCTATACATATGAGAACCCACCGAAGGCAATCGCCGATGCGCAAGTCTCCGGGATCACagcaccaccatccacgcTCAAGTACCAGCGCGGAGATGTCAAACACAAGGAGCAGCTCAAAGAGCAGCTGAACACTCCGCAGGATGCATTCAAATTCCTCCTGTCGCGCTGCTTCAACGATCCCGAACTATCCGAGGTAGCCAGTGACGAGGACCTGGCGTACATCTGCCATCGCGTCGTGCATGGCGGCGACTATCACGAGGCAGTGACTATTACTGACGAGACCTACCACCATCTGAAGAAATTAGAGGACCTGGCACCGCT ACACAACTTCTCAGCACTGGAAATCATCCGTCTTTGCAGACAGGAACTGCCCAAAGTCCAAAGCGTCACTTGCTTTGACTCGGCTTTCCACCAGACGTTACCTGAATGCGTCCGCACATACCCCATTGACCAGAAGGTCGCCAAGGCGAACGGACTGCGCAAGTATGGTTTCCACGGGATCAGCTACTCATTCATCCTACGCTCTGTGGCTCAGTTCCTGGGCAAACCGATGGAAAAGACAAATCTCATTGTCATGCATATTGGGAGCGGTGCTTCCGTGTGTGCCATCAAGGAAGGCAAATCCGTTGATACCTC GATGGGCCTCACTCCCTTGGCTGGACTGCCTGGGGCCACGCGGAGCGGTGATGTCGATCCTTC ATTGGTCTTTCACTATACCAACGAGGCTGGCAAATTGAGCCCTGCTAGTACCAAGGAAATGCACATTAGCACT GCGGAGGAGATCCTCAACAAGAAGTCTGGCTGGAAAGCGCTCACTGGCACGACTGACTTCGCCGAAATCGCCGTTGAGAAGCCGCCATCCGCAGCGCACAAGCTGGCGTTTGATATCGTCGTCGACCGCATCCTCGGCTATATTGGCAACTACTACGTCAAGCTGGGCGGCCAGGTTGATGCGGTTGTCTTCGCAGGCGGAATTGGCGAGAAAAGTGCACTCCTACGCCGGACATTGGCAGAGAAGTGCCGGTGCCTGGGTGTGGCTATCGACTCAACGGCCAACGACCAAGGCCCGGAAGATGACCAGACGGTGAAGGATATCTCCGCTAATGACAGCGCCGGCAAGGGACCCCGG TTCGAGATGGCATACCACTGTGTTTGCTCGCGATCGTAA
- a CDS encoding uncharacterized protein (ID:PFLUO_001774-T1.cds;~source:funannotate), with protein MPGEVIDRPNPQPLPSHLPDDLENLAVVLPHETLNQPACDGLFKFRRAASYIAAAMIFLQDNTLLKREVTFDDIKPRLLGHWGTCPGLILVYSHLNYLIKTMDLDMLFVVGPGHGAPAILAALWLEGSLEKFYPHYSRDGAGLHRLVSTFSTTAGLPSHINAETPGAIHEGGELGYALAVSFGAAMDNPDLIVPCVVGDGEAESGPTATSWHAIKYLDPKESGAVLPILHVNGFKISERTIFGCMDNKELLALFSGYGYQVRIVENLNDIDTDLHCSMVWAVEEIRKIQKAARSGNPILKPRWPMLIMRTPKGWSGPKQLHGQFIEGSFHSHQVPLPKAKTDQEELGLLNKWLADYKPAELFTEEGDIIDEIKSVIPTASDKKLGQRAESHKAYIAPKLPEWKNFAVEKGSTQSAMKVTGKLIDKVFVENPHSVRLFSPDELESNKLDTVFDNTNRNFQWDEFANARGGRVIEVLSEHMCQGFLQGYTLTGRVGIFPSYESFLGIIHTMMVQYSKFIKMAQETNWHSDVGSINYIETSTWTRQEHNGFSHQNPSFIGSVLKLKPTAARVYLPPDANTFVTTLHHCLKSKNYVNLMVGSKQPTPVYLSADEAENHCRAGASTWKFCSTDGGLDPDVVLVGIGVEVMFEVIQAAAILRKRAPELRVRVVNVTDLMILENEGLHPHALSLSAFDNLFTDDKPIHFNYHGYPTELQGLLFGRPRLDRISVAGYIEEGSTTTPFDMMLVNRTSRFHVAQAALDGAAKRNEKVRIRQQELHAELGHNIVETRKYILANHKDPDDMYDMAKFT; from the exons ATGCCTGGCGAAGTTATTGATCGACCAAATCCGCAGCCGCTGCCGTCGCATCTGCCGGATGATTTGGAGAACCTGGCAGTGGTGCTTCCTCATGAGACCTTGAACCAGCCAGCCTGTGATGGTTTGTTCAAGTTCCGGAGGGCGGCTTCATACATTGCCGCGG CAATGATTTTCTTGCAGGATAATACGCTTCTGAAAAGAGAGGTTACTTTTGATGACATTAAACCTCGATTGCTCG GCCATTGGGGAACATGCCCCGGTCTGATTTTGGTCTATTCTCATTTGAACTACCTCATCAAAACCATGGATCTCGACATGCTATTTGTCGTCGGTCCAGGCCACGGCGCGCCGGCCATCCTGGCTGCGCTCTGGCTCGAGGGCTCGCTGGAGAAATTCTACCCACATTACTCGCGTGACGGCGCTGGTCTTCACCGGCTGGTTTCGACTTTCAGCACCACTGCGGGATTGCCAAG TCATATCAATGCGGAAACACCGGGCGCCATCCACGAAGGCGGAGAGCTGGGCTATGCCCTAGCCGTGTCTTTTGGCGCCGCAATGGATAACCCTGATCTAATTGTCCCCTGTGTAGTTGGTGACGGCGAAGCCGAAAGTGGACCGACTGCCAC GTCCTGGCATGCCATCAAGTACCTTGATCCCAAAGAGTCTGGTGCTGTCCTGCCGATTCTGCATGTAAATGGCTTTAAAATCAGCGAGCGCACGATCTTCGGCTGCATGGACAATAAAGAACTGTTAGCCCTGTTCAGTGGATATGGGTATCAAGTTCGCATTGTGGAGAATCTCAATGACATCGACACGGACCTCCACTGTTCAATGGTCTGGGCTGTGGAGGAGATCCGTAAGATCCAAAAGGCCGCGCGTTCTGGAAACCCTATTCTCAAGCCGAGATGGCCGATGCTCATAATGCGGACCCCGAAG GGATGGTCTGGACCCAAGCAGCTGCATGGGCAGTTCATCGAGGGCTCTTTTCACTCCCACCAGGTCCCCCtgcccaaggccaagacCGACCAAGAGGAGCTCGGCTTGTTGAACAAATGGTTGGCCGATTACAAGCCAGCGGAGCTGTTCACAGAAGAAGGCGATATCATCGACGAAATCAAATCGGTGATCCCTACCGCGAGCGACAAAAAACTTGGTCAGCGCGCCGAAAGCCACAAGGCATATATTGCGCCCAAACTTCCCGAGTGGAAGAACTTTGCAGTGGAAAAGGGCTCCACCCAGAGCGCGATGAAGGTGACCGGAAAACTGATCGACAAGGTCTTCGTGGAGAACCCGCACAGCGTGCGGCTGTTCTCGCcggacgagctggagagcAACAAGCTCGACACCGTGTTTGATAACACCAACCGCAACTTCCAGTGGGATGAGTTTGCCAACGCGCGTGGTGGCCGAGTCATTGAAGTCCTCAGCGAGCATATGTGCCAGGGCTTCCTGCAAGGATACACCCTCACTGGCCGCGTAGGCATATTCCCGTCGTATGAGAGTTTCCTGGGGATCATCCACACGATGATGGTGCAGTATTCCAAGTTCATCAAGATG GCGCAAGAAACGAACTGGCACTCGGATGTCGGCAGCATCAACTACATCGAAACCAGCACCTGGACTCGCCAGGAGCATAACGGGTTCTCTCATCAGAACCCGTCCTTTATCGGTTCAGTGCTGAAGCTCAAACCCACGGCAGCGCGCGTCTATCTGCCACCAGACGCGAACACCTTCGTGACAACCCTGCACCACTGCCTGAAGTCGAAGAACTACGTCAATCTGATGGTGGGCTCGAAGCAGCCAACTCCGGTCTACCTGTCAGCCGACGAAGCAGAGAATCACTGCCGGGCCGGCGCATCAACCTGGAAGTTCTGCAGCACCGACGGAGGACTCGACCCGGACGTGGTCTTGGTGGGAATTGGCGTTGAGGTGATGTTCGAGGTCATTCAAGCCGCCGCGATCCTGCGAAAGCGGGCGCCGGAGCTGCGCGTGCGTGTGGTCAATGTCACGGACTTGATGATCCTCGAGAACGAGGGCCTGCACCCGCATGCTCTCTCACTGTCCGCCTTTGACAACCTCTTCACGGACGACAAGCCCATCCACTTCAACTACCATGGTTACCCGACCGAGCTGCAGGGCTTGCTCTTTGGTCGCCCGCGACTTGACCGCATCTCTGTTGCTGGCTATATCGAGGAGGGCAGCACCACGACCCCCTTCGACATGATGCTCGTTAACCGCACCTCCCGCTTCCACGTTGCCCAGGCGGCATTGGATGGTGCTGCTAAGCGCAATGAAAAAGTGCGTATTCGTCAGCAGGAGCTGCATGCCGAGTTGGGGCATAACATCGTCGAGACGAGGAAGTATATCCTCGCGAACCACAAGG ATCCCGATGACATGTACGACATGGCCAAGTTTACGTAG
- a CDS encoding uncharacterized protein (ID:PFLUO_001776-T1.cds;~source:funannotate): MSEAASANPPKPSSSVKLVLLGEAAVGKSSLVLRFVNDDFQENKEPTIGAAFLTQKCSLPTRTIKFEIWDTAGQERFASLAPMYYRNAQAALVVYDVTKPSSLTKAKHWVAELQRQASPGIVIALVGNKLDLTNDGGDVSEASTAPEADSGSTGAEGDAGAGEEGEEQDATPGDARKVSRREASSYAQEEGLLFFETSAKTGTNVVDVFTAIANAIPESSLKTGRGAGAGTGQTQLSGRSADDSRVNLGDRNAATAKEGCAC; encoded by the exons ATGTCCGAGGCCGCTAGCGCAAATCCCCCAAAGCCGAGCAGCAGCGTCAAGCTCGTGCTGTTGGGCGAAGCCGCAGTGGGCAAG TCCTCGCTCGTCCTTCGGTTTGTCAATGATGATTTCCAAGAGAATAAGGAGCCGACAATTGGAG CCGCATTCCTCACGCAGAAATGCTCCCTGCCCACGCGCACGATCAAATTCGAGATCTGGGATACGGCAGGCCAGGAGCGGTTCGCCTCGCTGGCACCGATGTACTACCGCAACGCGCAAGCCGCGCTGGTGGTCTACGACGTGACGAAGCCTTCGTCGCTAACGAAAGCGAAACACTGGGTGGCTGAGCTGCAGCGCCAAGCGAGCCCGGGGATCGTCATCGCCCTTGTCGGCAACAAGCTGGACTTGACCAACGACGGTGGCGATGTCTCCGAGGCGTCAACCGCGCCGGAGGCTGACTCCGGCTCTACTGGTGCCGAAGGAGATGCGGGTgcaggcgaggagggcgaggagcaggacGCCACGCCTGGCGATGCCCGGAAAGTGTCGAGACGGGAAGCCAGTTCGTATGCGCAGGAGGAGGGATTGTTGTTCTTCGAGACCAGTGCCAAGACTGGGACGAACGTGGTGGATGTCTTTACGGCTATTGCCAATGCGATCCCCGAGAGCAGTTTGAAGACCGGTCGGGGCGCCGGGGCAGGCACTGGACAAACTCAGTTGAGTGGCCGGTCGGCGGACGACTCTCGCGTCAACCTGGGAGATCGAAAtgcggcgacggcgaaggaGGGCTGTGCTTGTTAA